In one window of bacterium HR17 DNA:
- the lon gene encoding Lon protease — protein MQHQLPPELPVVALRDLVIFPFMVAPLEVGRPKSVRAVDAVAGDLRMFLVVMQKDKDIQDPRPPEDLYAIGTLVTILRMMRTPEGRIQLVLRGLSRARIDEWTQAEPYLKARYSLVDERVEMTIEVQALVNSVLQLFQRMVQLSPHLPDEAYAVAAAAETPAQLADIVVTALNLSAQERQRFLEMTDPVQRLRELIPLLSREVQVLELTQKIQEQARQELDKAQREFILRQQLREIQKELGETPEAELEELRQKIEEAGMPDEVKEVALRELDRLSKMHPAAAEYIVSRTYIDWLINLPWNKVTEDNLDIDHAKRVLDEDHYDLDDVKERLLEFLAVRKLKQDTKGPILCFVGPPGVGKTSLGQSIARALGRKFVRISLGGVRDEAEIRGHRRTYVGALPGRIIQGLRQAGTKNPVFMLDEVDKLGFDFRGDPAAALLEVLDPEQNHSFTDHYLDVPFDLSQVLFICTANITDTVPPALLDRMEVIRLPGYSHEEKLQIAKRYLIPRNLQEHGLSVEQVEFTDEALSLIIKQYTREAGVRNLNREIANICRKVARRVAEGKAEKVTVTPDKVAEFLGPPKFLEDFAERQPRVGVANGLAWTPYGGSVLVVETTKMPGKGNLILTGHLGEIMKESAQAALSYVRSRSDQLGVPEDFFSKHDIHIHVPAGAIPKDGPSAGITMATALASLATGRPVRAEVAMTGEITLTGRVLPVGGIKEKVLAAKEAGITEIVLPAQNAKDLVEVPEHIRNALRFHFVENMDEVLELALLPAPESVAVASSL, from the coding sequence ATGCAGCACCAACTCCCCCCTGAATTGCCCGTCGTTGCGCTGCGGGATCTCGTCATCTTTCCCTTCATGGTGGCGCCGCTGGAGGTCGGGCGCCCTAAAAGCGTGCGGGCAGTAGATGCCGTCGCCGGCGACCTGCGGATGTTTTTGGTCGTCATGCAAAAGGACAAGGACATCCAAGACCCGCGCCCCCCTGAGGACCTTTACGCTATCGGGACTTTGGTGACCATCTTGCGCATGATGCGCACGCCCGAAGGACGCATCCAATTGGTGCTGCGGGGCTTATCTCGTGCCCGCATTGATGAATGGACGCAAGCCGAACCTTACCTCAAAGCCCGCTACTCGTTGGTGGACGAAAGGGTAGAGATGACGATTGAAGTGCAAGCGTTGGTCAACAGCGTGTTGCAACTGTTTCAACGCATGGTGCAACTGTCGCCTCACCTGCCCGATGAAGCCTACGCGGTCGCCGCAGCCGCCGAAACGCCCGCTCAACTGGCGGACATCGTAGTGACTGCGTTGAACCTCTCCGCGCAAGAGCGCCAGCGTTTTTTGGAGATGACCGACCCCGTTCAACGCCTGCGGGAACTTATCCCGTTGCTCTCGCGGGAAGTGCAAGTCTTGGAGTTGACCCAGAAGATCCAAGAGCAAGCCCGCCAAGAGTTGGACAAAGCCCAGCGGGAGTTCATCCTGCGCCAGCAGCTGCGCGAAATCCAGAAAGAGTTGGGCGAAACGCCCGAAGCCGAACTGGAAGAGTTGCGCCAAAAAATTGAGGAAGCGGGCATGCCCGACGAAGTCAAAGAAGTGGCGCTGCGGGAGTTGGACCGGCTGTCCAAGATGCACCCGGCTGCCGCCGAATACATCGTCAGCCGCACCTACATTGATTGGCTCATCAACTTGCCTTGGAACAAAGTGACCGAGGACAACTTGGACATCGACCACGCCAAGCGCGTGTTAGACGAAGACCACTATGACCTTGACGATGTGAAGGAGCGGCTGCTGGAATTTTTGGCGGTGCGCAAACTCAAACAGGACACCAAGGGACCGATTTTGTGCTTCGTCGGACCGCCTGGGGTCGGCAAGACCAGTTTGGGGCAAAGCATCGCCCGCGCGCTGGGACGCAAATTTGTCCGAATCAGTTTGGGCGGTGTGCGGGACGAAGCGGAAATTCGCGGGCACCGACGCACTTATGTCGGCGCCCTGCCCGGACGCATCATTCAAGGCTTGCGCCAAGCGGGCACGAAAAACCCTGTCTTCATGCTGGACGAAGTGGACAAACTGGGCTTTGACTTTCGGGGCGACCCCGCCGCCGCGCTGTTGGAAGTCCTTGACCCTGAACAAAACCACAGCTTCACAGACCACTACTTGGATGTGCCCTTTGACCTGTCGCAAGTCCTCTTCATTTGCACCGCCAACATCACCGACACCGTTCCGCCTGCACTCCTTGACCGCATGGAAGTCATTCGCTTGCCCGGCTACAGCCACGAGGAGAAATTGCAAATCGCCAAGCGCTACCTCATCCCGCGCAACTTGCAAGAACACGGGCTCTCCGTTGAGCAGGTGGAGTTCACCGATGAAGCGCTCTCGCTCATCATCAAACAATACACCCGTGAAGCAGGGGTGCGCAACCTGAACCGCGAGATCGCCAATATCTGCCGCAAAGTCGCCCGCCGCGTGGCAGAAGGCAAGGCGGAAAAGGTTACCGTCACGCCCGACAAGGTGGCAGAGTTTCTCGGACCGCCCAAGTTTCTGGAAGACTTCGCTGAACGCCAACCGCGCGTCGGCGTCGCCAACGGCTTGGCTTGGACGCCTTATGGCGGTTCGGTGCTGGTCGTGGAGACGACCAAGATGCCCGGCAAAGGCAACCTCATCCTCACGGGGCACTTAGGCGAAATCATGAAGGAGTCGGCGCAAGCCGCCCTCAGTTATGTCCGCTCCCGCTCCGACCAATTGGGCGTTCCTGAGGACTTTTTCAGCAAGCATGACATCCACATCCATGTGCCCGCCGGCGCCATCCCCAAGGACGGACCGTCCGCAGGTATCACGATGGCGACGGCGTTGGCGAGTTTGGCGACCGGGCGCCCTGTCCGTGCAGAGGTCGCGATGACCGGCGAAATCACTTTGACGGGGCGCGTGTTGCCTGTCGGTGGCATCAAAGAAAAAGTGTTGGCCGCAAAGGAAGCGGGCATCACTGAAATCGTCTTGCCTGCCCAAAACGCAAAGGACCTAGTGGAAGTGCCTGAGCATATCCGCAATGCCTTGCGCTTCCATTTCGTGGAAAACATGGACGAAGTGTTGGAATTGGCGTTACTGCCGGCTCCTGAATCTGTTGCCGTCGCTTCGTCGCTGTAG
- a CDS encoding 18 kDa heat shock protein, translated as MQEFRLWVHQLFLMPSSEHWQPPVDVCEDADAFHIVVEVAGMNEQDIEVVYQPEGFLVVRGTRRPPLSGSMRCFVLEIAYGNFERRIPLPSDIDPDGITASYKSGMLHIRIPKMKTAHILSVRL; from the coding sequence ATGCAGGAGTTTCGGCTCTGGGTGCATCAGCTTTTTCTCATGCCGTCTAGTGAACATTGGCAACCGCCTGTTGATGTCTGCGAAGACGCTGACGCTTTCCATATCGTCGTGGAAGTGGCGGGCATGAACGAGCAAGACATTGAGGTGGTGTATCAACCCGAAGGCTTTTTGGTGGTGCGGGGCACGCGCCGCCCACCTTTAAGCGGGAGTATGCGATGCTTTGTCTTGGAGATTGCCTACGGTAACTTTGAGCGGCGCATCCCGCTGCCTTCGGACATTGACCCTGATGGCATCACCGCCTCCTACAAATCGGGGATGCTCCACATCCGCATCCCGAAAATGAAGACGGCGCACATCCTTTCTGTGCGACTTTGA
- the iolG_1 gene encoding Inositol 2-dehydrogenase produces the protein MKAGRRRFLQGAAGLGTTLLVTKGFGQDGKAPANERIGLGFIGVGGRGTALLREFQQFPDVNIVAVCDVHRERVERAVAVTDGKAVGVTDFRRVLDRKDVDAVVVATPPHWHALISISACQAGKDVYCEKPMCLTVAEAKAMVQAAERHRRVTQIGTQIHAGQNFRRVVEIVRSGMLGKITRVRVFVMQNVAPQGVGNPPDSAPPAELDWDMWCGPAKWRPFNPAVFGNHYYFRDYAGCGLLHNMGPHTLDLAFWALALKAPKSVTAVGGKFALQDISDVPDTLEAVYDFGDVVLTWSHSEACSYGFELHEGKGTGRRLGIAFHGTNGTLAATYSTFKLIPEGDRLDPTKLPEPSIPPSPGHTREWLDGIKTRRQPSCHFGYHYWIQLAISLGAIAFEVGRRVAWDDAAERVVNDEDANRLLAPVYRRPWALPQIAQATQG, from the coding sequence ATGAAGGCGGGTCGTCGGCGGTTTTTGCAAGGCGCTGCCGGCTTGGGCACCACTTTGCTGGTGACGAAAGGCTTTGGGCAGGACGGCAAAGCGCCAGCCAACGAGCGCATCGGGTTGGGTTTCATCGGTGTCGGCGGACGGGGCACGGCGCTGCTCCGCGAGTTCCAGCAGTTCCCCGATGTGAACATCGTCGCGGTTTGTGATGTCCATCGGGAGCGCGTTGAACGCGCCGTTGCCGTAACGGACGGTAAAGCGGTCGGCGTGACGGATTTTCGGCGGGTGTTAGACCGTAAGGATGTAGATGCCGTCGTCGTTGCGACCCCACCCCATTGGCACGCGCTCATCAGCATCTCCGCGTGCCAAGCGGGCAAAGATGTCTATTGCGAAAAGCCGATGTGCTTGACCGTCGCCGAAGCCAAAGCGATGGTGCAAGCGGCGGAGCGGCATCGGCGGGTGACACAAATCGGGACGCAAATTCATGCGGGACAAAACTTTCGGCGGGTCGTGGAAATCGTGCGGTCGGGTATGTTGGGCAAAATCACCCGCGTGCGGGTGTTCGTCATGCAAAATGTCGCCCCGCAGGGTGTCGGTAACCCTCCAGATAGTGCACCGCCCGCTGAGTTGGATTGGGACATGTGGTGCGGTCCGGCAAAATGGCGCCCGTTCAACCCTGCCGTGTTCGGCAATCACTACTATTTCCGCGATTACGCTGGGTGTGGGCTGCTGCACAACATGGGACCGCACACCTTAGATTTAGCCTTTTGGGCGTTGGCGCTGAAAGCGCCTAAATCGGTCACGGCAGTCGGTGGCAAGTTCGCTTTGCAAGACATCTCCGATGTGCCCGACACTTTGGAAGCCGTTTACGACTTCGGCGATGTGGTGTTGACTTGGTCGCACTCGGAAGCATGCAGTTACGGCTTTGAGTTGCATGAGGGGAAAGGGACGGGACGGCGGTTGGGCATCGCCTTTCACGGCACCAACGGGACGCTGGCTGCCACCTACAGCACTTTTAAACTCATCCCCGAAGGCGACCGTCTTGACCCGACGAAGTTGCCTGAGCCGTCCATTCCGCCGTCGCCAGGGCACACCCGCGAGTGGCTGGACGGCATCAAAACGCGCCGGCAGCCGTCGTGCCATTTCGGCTACCACTACTGGATTCAACTCGCTATCAGTTTGGGCGCCATCGCCTTTGAGGTCGGGCGGCGGGTCGCTTGGGACGACGCGGCGGAGCGCGTCGTTAACGACGAAGACGCCAACCGCTTGTTGGCGCCCGTTTATCGGCGCCCTTGGGCGTTGCCGCAAATAGCCCAGGCGACACAAGGGTGA
- the prmC gene encoding Release factor glutamine methyltransferase, giving the protein MTVAEALARVTALLQQAGVPEPQTDAEWLLAHVLCLSRTNLRLEPERRLTEGQWAQVEALVWQRCQRVPLAYLLGTQNFCGLELVVDRRVMVPRSETEDLVDLVTERLQRMGRSRLMLADIGTGSGAIALALAARFPAATVYGLDISVDALAVAELNAARLRLDKRVAFLHGDLTEPLEAIFPPRVFDALVANLPYVADEEWERLPPEVRCYEPPTALRGGPDGLAIVRRLLRSRWQRLLTPDGFIALELGVGQPTALLRELDGRVQGTTLRDLAGRERFLIVQPAGATTR; this is encoded by the coding sequence ATGACGGTGGCAGAAGCGCTGGCGCGAGTGACGGCGCTGCTGCAGCAGGCGGGCGTGCCCGAACCGCAGACGGATGCGGAATGGTTGTTGGCACATGTTTTGTGCCTCTCGCGCACTAATTTGCGGTTGGAACCCGAACGACGACTGACCGAAGGGCAATGGGCGCAAGTGGAAGCCTTGGTGTGGCAGCGTTGCCAGCGCGTCCCGTTGGCTTATTTGCTGGGCACACAGAATTTTTGTGGCTTGGAGTTGGTCGTGGACCGACGGGTAATGGTTCCGCGCTCAGAGACCGAGGACTTGGTGGATTTAGTGACGGAGCGGCTCCAACGGATGGGGCGGTCGCGGCTGATGCTGGCGGACATCGGGACAGGTTCAGGCGCTATCGCGTTGGCGTTGGCAGCGCGCTTCCCCGCAGCGACAGTTTACGGCTTGGACATCTCCGTGGACGCGTTGGCGGTCGCCGAACTTAACGCCGCTCGGCTGCGCTTGGACAAACGGGTCGCTTTTCTGCACGGCGATTTGACGGAGCCGTTGGAGGCGATTTTCCCGCCTCGCGTGTTTGATGCCCTTGTCGCTAATTTGCCATATGTCGCTGACGAGGAATGGGAACGGTTGCCGCCTGAGGTGCGTTGTTACGAACCGCCGACAGCGCTGCGGGGTGGTCCTGATGGGCTGGCAATCGTGCGCCGGTTGCTGCGGAGCCGATGGCAGCGGTTGCTGACCCCTGATGGGTTCATCGCGCTGGAGTTGGGCGTCGGGCAACCGACGGCGCTGTTGCGGGAACTGGACGGGCGGGTGCAAGGGACAACGCTGCGGGACTTAGCGGGACGGGAACGGTTTTTGATTGTCCAACCCGCTGGCGCCACCACGAGGTGA
- the bepA_2 gene encoding Beta-barrel assembly-enhancing protease has translation MRQLQWLFVAVLIGAAVVAVTVLRQRNRPSEQWWQQVRRYLSLPALQNRLRSVPALQEAQRALQRQDWTAAEKALRQAVQLDPTNKEAWQLLMMVLARQGRINEAVLLVQRIADPSLQAQALLTLADMSYLQGDFNRADALYRRVLALDPNNATALNNYGYMLAERGIRLDEAERFIRKALSLQPNEPAFWDSLGWVYYQRGNYRQALRYIQRAAQKRPDDPEVRYHLGMVYWRLGDRHAARREFQSALKVDPTYRPAREALETLEQQEMEEEMRGETVRT, from the coding sequence ATGCGTCAGTTACAGTGGCTGTTCGTCGCTGTGCTTATCGGAGCGGCTGTCGTTGCGGTGACCGTGTTGCGACAACGCAACCGCCCGTCGGAACAGTGGTGGCAGCAGGTGCGACGTTACTTGTCACTACCTGCCCTTCAGAATCGGTTGCGCAGTGTGCCGGCTCTGCAAGAAGCGCAACGCGCCTTGCAACGCCAAGATTGGACGGCAGCGGAAAAAGCCTTGCGGCAGGCGGTGCAACTGGACCCGACGAACAAGGAAGCGTGGCAGTTGCTGATGATGGTGTTGGCGCGGCAAGGGCGCATCAACGAAGCCGTGCTATTGGTCCAACGCATTGCCGACCCCTCCTTACAGGCGCAAGCCCTGTTGACTTTGGCTGACATGTCTTACTTGCAAGGCGATTTCAACCGGGCTGATGCCCTTTACCGCAGGGTGTTGGCGTTGGACCCTAACAACGCGACGGCACTCAACAATTACGGCTACATGTTGGCAGAGCGGGGCATTCGGTTGGACGAAGCCGAGCGTTTTATTCGGAAAGCCCTATCGCTTCAACCGAATGAACCCGCTTTCTGGGACAGTTTGGGGTGGGTTTACTACCAACGCGGTAACTATCGGCAGGCGCTGCGTTACATTCAACGGGCAGCGCAAAAACGCCCCGACGACCCTGAAGTGCGCTATCATCTTGGGATGGTCTATTGGCGGTTAGGCGACCGCCACGCGGCGCGCCGCGAGTTTCAATCGGCGCTGAAGGTGGATCCGACCTATCGTCCAGCGCGCGAGGCACTGGAAACATTGGAGCAGCAGGAAATGGAAGAAGAAATGCGCGGTGAAACGGTGCGCACTTAG